From the Mycobacterium sp. 155 genome, the window CCTTGTCGTCGGGAACGTCGAGGATGATCAGCTTCTGGTATGCGGTCAGGCGGGCGCGGTCCGCGCCGGCCGCCTCCATGAGATCGGCGACCTTGGTCAGGATGGTGCCCGAGACGCGCCCGGCGATCGCCGAGACACCCACCGCGTTGAGGCCGTTCTTGATCTTCTGCACGCCGACGTGGTCGACGGTGTGCGGCACCTGCTCAGGCGCAGGCCCGTCGATGAGGGGACGCTTCAGGTATTCCTTTTCGAGAACTTCTCGGAATTTTTCTACGCCCCAGTCCTTGACCAGGAACTTCAGCCGCGCCTTCGAGCGCAGTCGGCGGTACCCGTAGTCGCGGAAGATCCCGACCACGCCCGCCCATACCTCGGCGACCTCCTCGAGCGGCACCCATACGCCGAGGCGCTGTGCCAGCATCGGGTTGGTCGACAGCCCGCCGCCGACCCACAGGTCCAGGCCGGGCCCGTGCTCGGGGTGGTTGACGCCGATGAACGACACGTCGTTGATCTCGTGCGCAACGTCCTGCAGACCGGAGACGGCGGTCTTGAACTTGCGGGGCAGGTTGGAGAACTCCGGGTTGCCGATGTAGCGCTGCTCGATCGCCCGCAAAGCCGGGGTCGGGTCCAGCACCTCGACCAGTGAATCGCCGGCCAGCGGCGAGCCGAGCATGCCGCGCGGGCAGTCACCGCAGGCTTCCGTGGTCTGCAGGCCGACCTCGTCCAGGCGCCGCCAGACCTCCGGGACGTCCTCGATCTGCAGCCAGTGGTATTGCAGGTTCTCGCGGTCGGTGATGTCGGCGCTGTCCCGGGCGAAATCGACCGAGATCTGCCCGAGGGTCCGCACGGCCTGCGCTGAGAGCGCTTTGCCGTCGGTGCGCACGCGCATCATGAAGTACTTGGCTTCCAGAAGGTCGGCGTTGTCGTCGCCGGTCCAGGTACCGTCGTAGCCCTCGGTGCGCTGGGTGTAGAGGCCCATCCAGCGGAACCGGCCACGCAGGTCGTCCTTGGCGATGGAGTCGAACCCCTGCTTGGAGTAGGCATCGATGATGCGGGCCCGCACGTTGAGCGCGTCGTCCTCCTGCTTGAACGCCTCGTTGGGGTTCAGGGGGTCGCGGCTGCCCAGCGCCCACTGGCCTTCGTCGCGCGGCTTCTTGGTGGGGCGGGGCTTGTCTTGTACTTCGGTCATGGAGGCTCCTCGGGTGGGAGCCGGCCTGTGGATCGCGCTATCACCGGCTGGGCTGTCCGGCGGCGCAGATCCGGTGGCCAGCTGAATGTATGGGGCGGGCAGGGGCCGAAATCAACGCGGAGTCAAGACAGACAACAACAGCTACAAACGCGCTTGAAGTCGACATGCCGCCGAGCCACCAGCGGAACGCTGATGCTGCTGTTACGGGCGACGGTCACGCCCGCTATTCTGCCACGATTGTCGCCACCTGCCCTAACCGGGGCAGATTTGCGCTCACGGTGAGCAAAAGTCGGCGCTGGACAGGCTGGGAAAATCAATACATGCCCACGCGGACCCTGCCTATTGGCAAGCCCGATCTGGCCGCCGTGCCGGGCCGGCCGTTCGGCATCTACATTCACGTCCCGTTCTGCGCCACGCGGTGCGGATACTGCGACTTCAACACCTACACGGCCGCCGAGTTGGGTGGCGCCAGCCCGGACGGCTGGCTGGCCGCGCTGCGCATCGAGCTGGCGCTGGCGGCGGCGCAGGTCGGGGCCGTGCCGGTGCAGACGGTGTTCGTCGGCGGTGGCACCCCGTCGATGCTCGGGAGCAGCGGGCTCGTCGCAGTGCTCGACGCCGTGCGGAACAACTTCACGCTGGCCCCGGAAGCCGAGGTGACCACCGAGGCCAACCCGGAATCGACCGCACCGGAGTTTTTCGGGACGCTGCGGCAGGCCGGCTATACGCGAGTGTCGCTGGGGATGCAGTCGGTGGTCCCGCATGTGCTGGCGGTGCTCGACCGCACTCACTCGCCGGGCCGGGCGCTGGCCGCCGCGGCCGAGGCGCGCAGCGCCGGGTTCGACCATGTCAATCTCGACTTGATCTACGGCACACCGGGGGAGTCCGACGACGATCTGCGCCGCTCTGTCGACGCCGCGGTGCACGTCGGCGTCGACCATGTCTCTGCGTACGCGCTGGTGGTCGAGGACGGCACGGCGCTGGCCCGCCGGGTGCGCAAGGGACAGATCGCCGCGCCCGACGACGACGTGCTGGCGCAGCGTTACGAGCTGCTCGACGCGCACCTCGCTGCCGCCGGCTTCCAGTGGTACGAGGTGTCGAACTGGAGTCGCCCCGGGGGCGAGTGCCGGCACAACCTCGGTTATTGGCGGGGCGGCGAATGGTGGGGCGCGGGCCCCGGGGCGCACGGGTTCCTGGGTGCGACCCGGTGGTGGAACATCAAGCACCCCAACGCGTATGCCGAGGCCCTGGCCGGCGGCGAGCTGCCGATCGCCGATTTCGAGGACCTCGATGCCTATGCCCGCCACACCGAGGACGTGATGTTGCGGTTGCGACTACGGGACGGTCTGGAGCTCGCGCTGCTGGATGCCGATGAGCGATCGCGGGTGCCCGGCCTGATCGACGATGGACTGATCACGAACTCCGGCGAGCGGCTGGTGCTGACCGATCAGGGTCGGCTACTAGCTGACGGCGTGGTACGCACATTGCTGGCATAACACGGCGTTCGATGGTCGCGGCGGTGTAGCCCACCCGCTAAAGAAAGGTTAGGCTACATTTACTTTCGTGTCGAAGGCCAGTGTCGAAGTGAGCTCCACAAATGCCGAGACTCCGGCAGGCGCCGACGCGACCGCGCTCTCGATGCCACCTGATGTGAATCCCATCGACCTGGTCGCCGAGCTGGCCCGCGTGCTTCCCGAACACGACGGCGAGGACTACGTCGGATACGAGCGCGACGGCGAGTGGACGTTGGCGGCCGGGGTGCACGCCGTCATCGAACTCGACTCCGACGAGTTGCGGGTGATCCAGGATGGGGTGGTGCGCCGGCAGGCGTGGGCCGGCCGGCCCGGCGCCGCCCTGGGTGAGGCGGTCGACCGGATGCTGCTCGAAACCGACCGGCTGTTCGGCTGGGTGGCCTTCGAGTTCGGCACCTACCGGTTCGGGCTGCAACAGCAGCTGCTGCCCGGTACTCCGCTGGCCCGGATTCTTTGGCCGCGTACGCAATTCGTGATCACCGCTGACGAGGTTCGGCTGATCGGCGCTGACCAACGGCACATCGAAGCGCTGCGCCGGGTGCTCCGCGAAGGATTAGGGGAGCTTCCGGCGGCGACTGCCGTCGATGTCAGCAGGGACACTGCCGGGTATCGCGGCCGCGTCGCCGCCGCCATCGACGAGATCGTCGGCGGCCGCTACCAGAAGGTCATCCTGTCGCGCCAGCTCGACGTGCCGTTCGTCGTCGACTTCCCGGCCACCTATCGCGTGGGGCGGCATCACAACACCCCCGTCCGGTCGTTCCTGCTGCGTCTCGGCGGGATTCGGGCTCTCGGTTACAGCCCGGAACTGGTGGCGGTGGTGCGCGCCGACGGCACCGTGCTGACCGAACCGCTGGCCGGTACGCGTGCCTTCGGTCTCGGTGCCGACCAAGACCGTGCAGCCCGCGACGATCTGGAGTCCGACCCGAAAGAGATCGTCGAGCATGCCATTTCGGTGCGCACCTCGGTGCAGGAGATCACCGAGGTGGCCGAACCGGGCACCGCGGTGGTGCTGGACTTCATGACCGTGCGCGAGCGCGGAAGCGTGCAGCATCTCGGGTCGACTGTCGGGGGCCGGTTGCACCGCTCGATGGACCGGATGGACGCCCTGGAAGCACTGTTTCCCGCGGTCACCGCGTCGGGCATCCCCAAGGCCGAAAGCGTCGACGCGATCCTGCGTCTCGATGAGGGGCCGCGCGGACTGTACTCCGGCGCGGTGGTCACCTTCTCGGCCGACGGGGCCATGGACGCGGCTCTGACGCTGCGATCTGCCTACGAATCCGAAGGACGCACCTGGCTGCGGGCCGGTGCGGGCATCATCGCCGACTCCAGCCCCGACCGGGAGTTCGAGGAGACCTGCGAGAAGCTGACCACCCTGGCGCCGTACCTGGTACCGCGCACCTGAGTCTCGTCCACCTTCTGGGCTGACTGTTCCGGCCCGAGTGTCACGCTGTTTCGGTCCGAGTGTCACGCTGGAGTGGCGCTCGGTCTCGGTAGCCACTCCAGCGTGACACTCGGCGCGATCGGAGCTCAGCCCGCGGCCAGCTGTGCCACGATCGCCTTCTTGTCGATCTTGCCGACGGCGGTGGTGGGCAGAGCCGACATCGGCACCAGCACGTCGGGCCGGGCGTGCGATGCCACGCCGCGCTCCTCGAGGTGGCTGTGCAACTCGGCAAGCGTCACCGGGGCTCCGCTGAAAACCACTGCGGCGCAGATCTTCTCGCCCAGGTAGTCGTCGGGCAGCGGGACTGCGGCGGCTGACCAGACGGCGGGATGGGTGAGCAGGTGCTCCTCCAGGTCCAGGGCCGAGACGTTCTCACCGCCGCGCACGATGACATCTTTGACGCGCCCGGTCACCGTCAAGTAGCCCGCGAGTGGGCCGTCGCCGAACCGTCGCACTCGGTCGCCGCTGCGGTAGAAACCGTCCGGCGTGAACGAGCGCTCGTTGGCGACGTCGGCGTTGAAGTACCCGTTGATCGTGTAGGGCCCGCGCACCAGCAGCTCGCCCTCTTCTCCGGGCGCCACGTCGTGCCCGTCCTCGTCGACGACGCGCACCTCGTCGGCGGGGCACAGCGGCCTGCCCTGGGTGGCCTCCAGGATCTCGACCGAATCTCCGATGCGGGTGTAGTTCAGCAAACCCTCGGCCATTCCGAACACCTGCTGAAGCCCGGGTGTCAGGGCTGATCGGACCAGTCGGGCATCCGCGGCGCCCAGCTTGGCGCCGCCGACCTGCAGCAGGCGCAACGACTTCGGCGCCAGCGGTTCCCAATCGCAGGCCTGTGCCCAGAGCTTCGCCAGGGCGGGCACCAGGGCGGTGACGGTGACGCCGTGGGCGTCGATTGCGGCGAACGCGGCCTCCGGGCTCGGATCCGCGGTGAACACCGTCGTGGCGCCCACGCTGAGCGCGCCGAGCAGGCCTGGACAGGCCAGCGGGAAGTTGTGCGCGGCGGGCAAGGCCACCAGGTAGACGTCGTCGGGGCCCAGCCCGCACAGGTGGGCGCTGGCGGTGCAGCTGTACACATAGTCCTGGTGTGTGCGCGGGATGAGCTTCGGAGCCCCTGTTGTCCCGCCGGACACCAACAGCAGCGCCGGGCCGGCCAGGTCGGGGTCGATCTGCGGGACGGGTCCGGTCGTTTCGCGCGCCACCGTCGTCCAGGACAGGAAGCCGTCTCTGTCCTCCGGCAGGTCTCCGTGGACCAGCACGTGTCGCACGGTCGGGTGCGTGGCCAGCAGCTCGGTGGCCATCGTGCGGTAGTCGAATCCGTTTGCCGTGTCGGCGATGAGCAGCGCGACCGCACCGCTCACCTCGGCGAAGTGCGTGAGCTCGGCCAACCGGTGCCCGGGCAGGCACATCACCGGTATCGCACCGGCGCGCAACAGCCCGAACAGCGCGATCGCG encodes:
- a CDS encoding salicylate synthase translates to MPPDVNPIDLVAELARVLPEHDGEDYVGYERDGEWTLAAGVHAVIELDSDELRVIQDGVVRRQAWAGRPGAALGEAVDRMLLETDRLFGWVAFEFGTYRFGLQQQLLPGTPLARILWPRTQFVITADEVRLIGADQRHIEALRRVLREGLGELPAATAVDVSRDTAGYRGRVAAAIDEIVGGRYQKVILSRQLDVPFVVDFPATYRVGRHHNTPVRSFLLRLGGIRALGYSPELVAVVRADGTVLTEPLAGTRAFGLGADQDRAARDDLESDPKEIVEHAISVRTSVQEITEVAEPGTAVVLDFMTVRERGSVQHLGSTVGGRLHRSMDRMDALEALFPAVTASGIPKAESVDAILRLDEGPRGLYSGAVVTFSADGAMDAALTLRSAYESEGRTWLRAGAGIIADSSPDREFEETCEKLTTLAPYLVPRT
- the hemW gene encoding radical SAM family heme chaperone HemW; the encoded protein is MPTRTLPIGKPDLAAVPGRPFGIYIHVPFCATRCGYCDFNTYTAAELGGASPDGWLAALRIELALAAAQVGAVPVQTVFVGGGTPSMLGSSGLVAVLDAVRNNFTLAPEAEVTTEANPESTAPEFFGTLRQAGYTRVSLGMQSVVPHVLAVLDRTHSPGRALAAAAEARSAGFDHVNLDLIYGTPGESDDDLRRSVDAAVHVGVDHVSAYALVVEDGTALARRVRKGQIAAPDDDVLAQRYELLDAHLAAAGFQWYEVSNWSRPGGECRHNLGYWRGGEWWGAGPGAHGFLGATRWWNIKHPNAYAEALAGGELPIADFEDLDAYARHTEDVMLRLRLRDGLELALLDADERSRVPGLIDDGLITNSGERLVLTDQGRLLADGVVRTLLA
- a CDS encoding nitrite/sulfite reductase, which translates into the protein MTEVQDKPRPTKKPRDEGQWALGSRDPLNPNEAFKQEDDALNVRARIIDAYSKQGFDSIAKDDLRGRFRWMGLYTQRTEGYDGTWTGDDNADLLEAKYFMMRVRTDGKALSAQAVRTLGQISVDFARDSADITDRENLQYHWLQIEDVPEVWRRLDEVGLQTTEACGDCPRGMLGSPLAGDSLVEVLDPTPALRAIEQRYIGNPEFSNLPRKFKTAVSGLQDVAHEINDVSFIGVNHPEHGPGLDLWVGGGLSTNPMLAQRLGVWVPLEEVAEVWAGVVGIFRDYGYRRLRSKARLKFLVKDWGVEKFREVLEKEYLKRPLIDGPAPEQVPHTVDHVGVQKIKNGLNAVGVSAIAGRVSGTILTKVADLMEAAGADRARLTAYQKLIILDVPDDKVDSLRAGLEELGLQSQPSHWRQNLMACTGIEYCKLSFADTRGRAQHLVPELEARLGDLNAELDVPITVNINGCPNSCARIQVADIGFKGQMVDDGNGPEEGFQVHLGGSLGLDSGFGRKLRQHKVLATDLGDYIERVTRNFIKLRNEGERFAQWAVRADEADLR
- a CDS encoding (2,3-dihydroxybenzoyl)adenylate synthase — encoded protein: MSPTTAKPSESAGQSTLRQGFAPFPADRAQAYRAAGYWADRSLDSVLRRAAEQWPNRVAIADSVETHTFAELDALADRAATGIAGVGIRPGDRVLFQLPNSSEFAIALFGLLRAGAIPVMCLPGHRLAELTHFAEVSGAVALLIADTANGFDYRTMATELLATHPTVRHVLVHGDLPEDRDGFLSWTTVARETTGPVPQIDPDLAGPALLLVSGGTTGAPKLIPRTHQDYVYSCTASAHLCGLGPDDVYLVALPAAHNFPLACPGLLGALSVGATTVFTADPSPEAAFAAIDAHGVTVTALVPALAKLWAQACDWEPLAPKSLRLLQVGGAKLGAADARLVRSALTPGLQQVFGMAEGLLNYTRIGDSVEILEATQGRPLCPADEVRVVDEDGHDVAPGEEGELLVRGPYTINGYFNADVANERSFTPDGFYRSGDRVRRFGDGPLAGYLTVTGRVKDVIVRGGENVSALDLEEHLLTHPAVWSAAAVPLPDDYLGEKICAAVVFSGAPVTLAELHSHLEERGVASHARPDVLVPMSALPTTAVGKIDKKAIVAQLAAG
- a CDS encoding Ms4527A family Cys-rich leader peptide is translated as MNVDAERPARHGGQIGLANRQGPRGHVLIFPACPAPTFAHRERKSAPVRAGGDNRGRIAGVTVARNSSISVPLVARRHVDFKRVCSCCCLS